CCCTTCACATAACTTTTTTTGTCCTCTTTCAAATGAGTGCTggttgccaggcggtggtggcacacaccttaaaccccagcactcgggaggcagaggcaggcggatctctgtctacaagagctagttccaggacaacctccaaagcaacagagaaatcctgccttgaaactcattcccccacccccaccccccaaaaaaaatttaaatgactgCTGGTATTCCATTTTAGAATTGAGAATGTTTGTCCCGGCTTGGTCTCTGGAGGAATCAAGCTAAGAAATGGTGATTCTAACAtggtgtggtgtcacatgcctttaatcccagcactcaggaggcaggcagatctgagttgcaggccagccaggcctacataatgagacctgttTCTTCCCTATTCCCACCATCCTAAAAACTGTCGATTCTTGGTATTGACTGATGCTGCATTAGAGTTAGCATCGCTAAAGTACAACCAGATGGTTAAATTCTCTGTCCAGTGATAATTTAAGGAATACTGTAGAAGATAACTGTCATAGAAAgtcttgtggggggggggggagaaaaccCTGAAATGCACTAAGTTTTCCAAACTTCCAGTCTAGCTTTATCTCTCCCTATTTTCCCTGGGTATGTTTGACTCTGTTATCTGAAATTTCTCCTGAATTATGGTATAGAAGGGTTTGTATCTTTGTTAGAATCTGTGGATTTGAAGATTTAGGAAAGGTTCAGTGCATCCTAAAGTAATagactttgttttggttttgactgTTCAGGAAGTAGGAGCAGAACTGGCTAATTTGTTCTGGAGGAACTAATTGGTAGTCCTAAATCCTAGGTTTCTAGGGTAGATGAGCATTAATGAGGCTTCTTCTAAAacccaaaatacaaaatataaatggtTCCATATTTGCCACCTAAATAAGGACTTGTTGTGCAAATCTCCCATCTCAGTCTGTTTCCTCGCTGTTCCAGTATGACTGTTAATGTATTTACCTAAGTGTGTAGTCATCACCCAGATCTCATTTATGGATCATTTTCATCTTCCCAGAAAGAAATCTCTTAACCAGCTCAAGTCATCCTTCCCTCTTTATAGATTTTGGTCATTTGTACGAATGGTACCATATAGTATGTGGTCTTTTCATTTATTAGAATGTTAGGTTGTAGCAGTCAGTacttaattactttttattgctAAGTAATTTTGTGAACATATGTTTTTTATATAACCCACTGGGTCCAGTTACTGCAGCCTATAAGCATATATGGCTGTATGAATATGCTGGTGCCTGGGCAGCCTACCTGTAGAGTCAAAGGAAGTGACTCTCTCTCTTCACAGCAGCcattaactatttatttatagGTCCTCAGTTAAGGGTGGGGCTTTgggagtacacacacatacaccttgaTTCtctgattgtgagctgccatgttggtatgAGAATTCagcctgggtcctttgcaagggacatctccccagccctgtgctaTAATTTTTAACTGGCTTGTCAGACACTTACAGTTGCTTATTCTTAGTGCGTTGATGACCAGTAAAAAGTCTCTGCATTACAAAAAAATGGctctgaccaaggttgagaaGCCTTAGCAAAACCACCAGGTTCTTTCTCCCCTTGAATCAGTGACTTCCCCAGCCTGGGTTTGACCATGTTGATAGTTACCAAACCATATACTGTTAATTCTGTAAGTTGATGAACAGTTCAGTTACCACGTCTGAGACACCAGTAACTAATCTGTGACTTTATTTGGGTGTGTTTTGTAGTTTCTTTTGAGTAAATACCAAGATTATTTTTGGGTAAATACTAAGTAAATACCAATAAATGCTAAGGCAAACAATTATTCTACTTCATTTGTAGTTTAACAATTTTAGTAGTGCTGATTTTTGAGCAGGCAATCTCTTGATTATATTATCATTACATTGCTATTTTATGTTTCTAATTGTACCATATTGTGGAGCTAAATATATTGTatgggaaagacaagaaaaatctaATTGTTCTTTTTACCTCTTGGTCAGTCTTTAGTCTTGTGCTGTCAAAGTAATATGTTTCTCAAAATTAGGGAAGATTTAAGGTTTCACTTTTTCAAAAAAAGTATACTTCATTGATGTTTGGAGTTTACAGTCTAGTATCCTTTAATTATTCGTGGGTTGTGATTTATTTTCGTTTTATGGCACTGGGAATAAAAACCAGGACTGTCTTACCTGTATCAGACAggcctaccactgagctacatacattCCCAGGTCTGAGTTGCAAATTTCTTGTGAATTAGAAATGGTTAGTGAACACTAAAGTTCTACCTtccaaagaaacaaattaagataaaatgtgttatatcttgaaatttgctggtcactttttttttaatcaatccATTGTATTGAGGGACCAACTAAAGTGAGTGCTGCATGTTCCTCTAGTTTTAGTGGAAGCCTGGTTGTCAGCTCTTGTCTCATAGCATTTGCAGTTCCTTCCCTTTTTGCCATTTGTTTGCTCTGAGCACAGACTGTCCTTGATCCTacaaggtttttttctttctctttctctctctcttcctcatgagtcatgaatcttttttttctgaatgggTTGATTATTAGAGGGAAATACTAAGAAATTTATGTGATGTTGTTAAGAGTTTGAATACATTCAAAAGCGCTGAGGATGTAGCTTATTGGTAGAGTATTTTGGCATTTTTGAGGCCTTGGATTCCATTCCCCAGAACTacttacataataaataaacagagCAAAAAACAgtattatgtatttataattcCACTTTGCAAGACTGTTGAAGAGTTCTGAATAAAAGACTGGAAATATCTGGACCATTAAAGAGACATTTGTTTGGATTAATTGGCTTTCTCTTAAGTTATCGTTTTGAGAAAGTCAAAATGCCTGAAGTGAACATGTTTAATTTGGAAAATCTGGTGGAACACTTGTACTTCTGTGATAGTTTAAGTGTTTgatgaggtttttttgttttgttttttactttttagatCAATGAGGTGATTATTTAGGAAGTGATAGTTCTGTTATTTAGCCAACTTAGCATTTGAGTGGTGATGGAGTTTCTTATGAAAAGAGTGGAAGATGAGTAATAGGCCCAGAGAAATTTAAAGAAGGGaagtttttaaatatgtatactacaatttttttaaatatgtagtaTAAAATGGAATATAAGAAAGGCTTTATAAATGAGGACTGAAATAAAATGGATATTTGATTTCGGCTCCAGGAAACTCATTTTGTAAGCTACAACCTGATGTGATATATGTAAAGAAAACTGATCATTAACATTCTCGTGATGGGGGTGCAGACAGTAAGAAAGGAGACATTAAATATATACTATACATTGTGGTTTCACTTTTAGATTCAGCAAAAAGAGAAGATTAGGTCTGGTGGCCTGCACTGACAGTCTTAGAACTCAGGAATCAGAGATAAGATCATTACACTATGGTTTTGGAGGCCAGTATGAGCTACATTGTAAGACCCAGCCTCAACCAAATCAAGACAACAGCAAAAGAAGCTTAGACAGGTTCTTTGAAATGCtggctggggggctggagagatggctcagtggttaagagcactggctgctcttccagaagttcagagttcaattcccagcaaccacatggtggctcacaaccactgtaatgagatctggtgtcctcttctggcctctaggcatacattcagacagaacaccgtatacactttttaaaaattaaaataaaaaagattgggagcatggggtggggttgggaatgggaggatggagggagagggatctgggattggtatataaaataaaagattccttttaatttaaataaaagctaatttaaacaaaaaacaaaagaagaaatgccaGTTGGTAGTgttagtggctcacacctttactcccagcacttgggaggcagaggcaaatggatttctgtgagtttcaaggctagcccagtctacagatgagttccaggatagccaggactacacagggaaaccctttctcaaaaagaagaaatacttaGAACTATGCATAAGCAGTGATTGAATATAATACTTTGGTAGTAGCGTGGCAGTCCTCGTGGCATCACTACAGTTGACATTTACTCAGTTGTTGGAGTCACGTGCTACCTTCCAGTGCTACTGGACCATTTTTTAGTGAAGCTTTCACTGAAAGCTATAGCATTGGCTTAGACAGATGAACTTTCTCATGTATTGTATCCTATAAAATAAATTGGGTACACATAAATTATTTCATAGACTATTTTAGAAACGTAAATACCCAGTAGTTAGACTGTTAAGTTATAcaattcttatatatatatatatatatatatatatatgatttatttatatgtgtacagtgttctgcctgcgtgtatgcctgcaggccagaagagggcaccaaatctcaactcattacagatggttatcaGCCATCATATgattgctgggaaatgaactcaggtcctctggaagagcagtcagtgctcttaacctctgagccatctctcaggcccgaCTGTTAAGTTAGTAGAGGCCTATATTATAGGTAGACCATGGTCTTaggtgcgtgcatgtatgtgtgtgaaatacAAAACCATATGTGAAAAATAACATGAGGACAAGAGGCTTTCCTCTGTTATGTAAGGTCTAGAAAGAAACATGATCATAGCATCAGAAATAACAGAATCACTAAAAAGGTAACTTACCATGAGTGGGGAACAAAGGTACATGTTTGATTTTGTGCTGTTCTCTTTGTGTGCTGTTCtctgtgactgggttggtgtcaAATACTTATCTAAGAACTTACTATATACTGGGTATTTTCCCTGATGTCTGACCTACCGGTGACATTAAAGTACAGATAGTAACACTTAAGAGTACAGAAGAGGATTTTATCCTAGGAAATACCATCTTGGAGCTTGTGCTTTAATTGCTATGTTGTTAtgcttttttattatgtattttttttatttaaaccattCATTTTTGCCAAAGTAtgaacaaagtttttttttgttatcattttattGAGTtactgatacattttttttttctcttttacagaTAATGGCCTCAGCTGCTAAGGAATTTAAAATGGACAACTTTTCACCTAAAGCTGGTACTAGCAAATTGCAACAGAACGTACCAGCTGATGCATCTCCTGATTCTAAGTGTCCTATATGCTTGGATAGATTTGATAATGTGTCTTACTTAGATCGATGCCTACATAAGTTCTGTTTTAGCTGTGTGCAAGAGTGGTCAAAAAACAAAGCTGAATGTCCACTATGTAAACAGCCCTTTGATTCCATTTTCCATTCTGTGAGGGCTGAAGATGACTTCAAGGAATATGTCCTAAGGGCACCAACTACATATGGTTCTTTTACTGTGCCTCCTGAGGTTCGAAGATTTCGCTACCGCACGACTATGACAAGAGAACGGAATGCTCCTTTTTACCCAGCCAGTAGTACCACAACTAGAAGAACAACTGCCCCACCAGACAGTGGAGTACTGTTTGAAGGGTTAGGCATTTCTGCAGCAAGACCTAGAGACGTTGAAATTCCTCAGTTTATGAGACAAATGGCATTAAGGGGGACAGCTTCTGCAGATGAAAGGTCTTTGCGGAAAATTCAAGAACAAGATATCATTAATTTTAGACGAACTCTTTATCGAGCTGGTGTTCGAGTTAGAAGCATTGAAGATGGCGGCCGCTACAGGGATATTTCAGCTGAGTTCTTCCGTAGAAATCCAGCTTGCCTTCATAGATTAGTTCCTTGGTTAAAACGTGAGCTTACGGTTCTTTTTGGAGCCCATGGATCCTTGGTAAATATTGTCCAGCACATCATTATGAGTAACGTTACTCGATATGATTTAGAGAGTCAGGCATTTGTGTCTGACTTGAGACCATTTTTGCTAAATCGAACTGAGCATTTTATACACGAATTTATCAGTTTTGCTCGATCTCCCTTCAACATGGCAGCTTTTGACCAGCATGCTAATTATGATTGCCCTCCTTCATCTGAAGAAGGCAGCCATTCTGATTCTTCAGTCATAACAATATCACCAGATGAGGCTGAGACTCAAGAGCTGGATGTGAATGTATCCACTGTTAGGCAGGCACCATGGGACGACGAAACTCCCGGACCATCTTACTCAAGTTCAGAGCAAGTACATGTTGGTATGTCTTCCCTTTTAAATTCTTCAGACAGTTCAGATGAAGAACTTGTCCCCACAGGAGCCACCTCTCAGGTACAGGAAGAACAGACCAATGACGACCTAAATAATGACAGTGATTCATCATCAGATAATTGTGTCATTGTTGGGTTTGTTAAGCCACTGGCTGAAAGGACCCCAGAACTTGTTGAACTGTCTTCTGATTCTGAGTTGGGCTCTTATGAGAAAGTGGAAACAGTGAAGACACAAGAACAAGAGCAGTCTTACAGTTCTGATGATAGTGATGTTTGTCAGTGTTCATCTCCACGTTCTCTTCTTGGAAAGGACGAGCAAGTGAGTAAAAGCCCTTGTGATTCTGATagaagaataaaatcaaagaaagaagagaaacgaTCTACATCATCGTCAACTCCCAGGGACAGTTCATCTACAAGAGGAGACAGAGTATATTCCCCATATAACCATCGacacaggaagaggggaagatCGAGAAGTTCAGATTCACATTCCCAGAGTAGAAGTGGGCATGATCAGAGAAATCATAGGAAGCATcatgggaagaaaagaatgaagaataaaCAATCCAGAAGTAGGGAGAGTAGTAGCAGACCTAGAGCGAGGAGGgacaaaaagagatcaagaacTAGAGAGAGCAGCTGGTCAAGAAGAAGCCAGACCCTTTCTCTGAGCAGTGGGAGCAGCAGTAGATCAAGATCTCGTAGCAGTGATCATGACAAAAGAAGATCACGAAGCAGAAATCGAGATCGCTATTATTTGAGAAATAATTACGGAAGCAAATATAAGTGGGAATATACTTATTATAGCAGAAACAAGGACAGGGATGGTTATGAATCATCATATAGGAAGAGGACTCTTTCAAGAGCCCATTATTCTAGACAATCTTCAAGTCCAGAATTCAGAATTCAATCTTTTTCTGAAAGGACAAATGCCAGGAAGAAGAATCACAGTGAAAGGAAATATTACTACTATGAAAGGCACAGATCAAGAAGCCTGTCTAGTAATAGGTCAAGGACTACATCTACTGGGCCTGACCGAGTGAGAAATGAAAAGCCTGGAGGGAAACGAAAGTACAAAACCCGGCATTTGGAAGGTACTAATGAAGTGGGTCAGCCATCCCGTGATTGTGCTACCAAAGTGAAGGACAGTCATTACCAAAAATCATCAAAACTGGatggaaattataaaaatgagaGTGACAGCTTTTCAGATAGCCGATcatcagacagagagacaaagcacaagaaaaggaaaaggagggcaCGGAGCCTAAGTGTAGAGATAGTTTATGAAGGAAAAACTATTGACACAACTAAacaccataaaaagaaaaagaagaaacataagaAGAAGCATAAGAAGCACCATGGAGATAATACTTCACGTTCCCCAGTTATTATAACCATCGACAGTGATAGTGACAAGGATTCTGTGCTAAAGGCAAGGGTGGACCCTAGCAATAGTAAACTTCCACAGCCTGTGCACAGTGAAGTTTTGACTCCTTCCTTGGAAGAAGCATTTGAAACTAAAGATGTTGTCACAATAGAAGATGAGCTTGGTGTCTTGGACAAAGAATGTGATGTTACTGCACTTGCTGATGACTTGAATACCAGCCAAACTCTGGATAATAGTGTACCACCCGCAGTCTCAGTTGAACAAACTCTTGATGTAAGAGAAGAAAGCACCTTTGCTTCGGATTTGGAGAGCCAGTCCAGTAATACATCTATTCAGTCAGAGCCATCAGGACCATTGCCATCGCCACGGACCTCATTATTGTCAGTGTCTCTTGGTGGAGACTGATATGTCTTAAAACTGCCAAAGCATCTCATTGATAATTCAGAggctatagaaaaaaaaaagagggaaaagtcATCTGGGTGACTTTTGTTGCAAAAACTTTgcctcaaaatattttaagtgtttgtgtgtgtgtgtgtgtgtgaatttgtaaCATTATTTGTTCAAAAAGTTATGTATGTCCCATCCCCAGATATATGCACTTTTAAGTGAAGAAAATGTTGCTAGCAGTTTATTTAAAACTTGGGaacctttttaaataaaaataaaaaatttagaagtTATTTCATAAAGCCATATGGTATTGACATATTTTTATGCTagtatttttgaattttttttgagAGTTATTCTGCAAATGTGTTATAAGCTGGGAGAATGCTTTTGGAcagttatttttcataaaaaatttGTATGATTCAAAACCATTTCTTAGGCTGAAATACGTCATTTTATTCTACACAGGCTATCTTGACATCTGCCAAAAGCAAgagtttagtattttttttttttgtttatatacttGTTTATCCAGACTGGCAGTGAAACAAATGTGTATTcaacaaaagacaataaaatagtACACTGTAAAAGAATTCAGACATTTTCCTGTGCaacattgctttctttaaaagttttgctAGAGCCAAAGTCTTAAAGACTTTGGCATTTACAGGTCCCAGTTGGTTGGTTCAGGTCTTTAACAGGGAGTATCGTAGAGGAAAATGACTTTGAAGCATTTGACTTACTACAGACACAAGCCCTGGCCTAACTTTTCTTTGACAGTTTTTCACACCAAGTGGCTCttcatttttaatctttagaGAAAATAAGATAGCTCTATATCTAGCCCAATAAAAGGATTTTCAGTAAACAGCAGAGCTTGAACGCAATCCAAATTTGGGCCTCAATTTGccttatttttctgtgttcatttttaGTGGAAATTGGAAGCCTTGCTGCTTGGCAAGTCTGTATTGTGTTTTAGTGGGAGAACAAGGCAGGTAGACTTCTTGCCCTCAAGGAGGTTTACGGATTGTTTAGCTAAACAATTATGTAAATATAACACTTCAGGGggactgaagaggtggctcagaggttaagagcattggctactcttccagagatcctgagttcaagtcccagcaaccacatggtggctcacatctataatgagatctgattccctcttctggcatgtaggcagaatactgtatacataataaataaataatctttaaagaaTATATAACACTACAAACTTTAGTAAATTCTTTGGAGTGAAGATACATTTTTGTATACATGTAAGATAGATATATGACCCAATATGAGGTTGAGGTAATAGTTAGAATCCAGAAAATAAGTTGGCAGCAATAGTATCTGAAAGCAGGAGTGGGGCCTAGCATGTTAGAGGCAGGGTTGCTGAAAGTAGAAACaactttggtttaaaaaaaaaaaatcctcaaaattttaagcaaatgttttaaaattataggaCTCTAAGGTTAATGCTGACAGTTTGAAATCTCACTGAGAAATAGTGGAAAGGCAGGGATTGAGGGATGGACTTTATAATTACAAGAAactttgtactgtgtgtgtgtgttttggggttttgggatgctttcccttctcccattttctcccctcccatctgaatCCACTCTCTTTTTGTCTCATTAGAAAGGAAacaactgggctggagagatggctcaggagttaagaacactgactgttcttccagaggacctggtttcaactccagcacccacatggtagctaacaaccatctataataatgagatctggtgtcctgtcatgcaggcagaacactgtatacatacataaatcttaaaaaaaaaaaaaaaaaggcttctaagggataagaataaaatagataaaatctaaaaaatcagttgaacaaaacaaggaaaagagtccaagaggAAGTACAATAAAAacccactcatttgcacactAAGGAATCCTATATAAACACCAAactagaaaccataatatatacacaaaggacctggtgcAAACCTGGACATGCTGCCTCAATCTCTGAATCCTGTATAGGGCTgatggtatcctttgccttacagagcttttcagttttgttgatTTAGTGCCTGCAcaattggtgttctgttcagaaacgtgtttcctgtgccaatgagttgaaggct
This DNA window, taken from Cricetulus griseus strain 17A/GY chromosome 2, alternate assembly CriGri-PICRH-1.0, whole genome shotgun sequence, encodes the following:
- the Topors gene encoding E3 ubiquitin-protein ligase Topors isoform X3, producing the protein MIMASAAKEFKMDNFSPKAGTSKLQQNVPADASPDSKCPICLDRFDNVSYLDRCLHKFCFSCVQEWSKNKAECPLCKQPFDSIFHSVRAEDDFKEYVLRAPTTYGSFTVPPEVRRFRYRTTMTRERNAPFYPASSTTTRRTTAPPDSGVLFEGLGISAARPRDVEIPQFMRQMALRGTASADERSLRKIQEQDIINFRRTLYRAGVRVRSIEDGGRYRDISAEFFRRNPACLHRLVPWLKRELTVLFGAHGSLVNIVQHIIMSNVTRYDLESQAFVSDLRPFLLNRTEHFIHEFISFARSPFNMAAFDQHANYDCPPSSEEGSHSDSSVITISPDEAETQELDVNVSTVRQAPWDDETPGPSYSSSEQVHVGMSSLLNSSDSSDEELVPTGATSQVQEEQTNDDLNNDSDSSSDNCVIVGFVKPLAERTPELVELSSDSELGSYEKVETVKTQEQEQSYSSDDSDVCQCSSPRSLLGKDEQVSKSPCDSDRRIKSKKEEKRSTSSSTPRDSSSTRGDRVYSPYNHRHRKRGRSRSSDSHSQSRSGHDQRNHRKHHGKKRMKNKQSRSRESSSRPRARRDKKRSRTRESSWSRRSQTLSLSSGSSSRSRSRSSDHDKRRSRSRNRDRYYLRNNYGSKYKWEYTYYSRNKDRDGYESSYRKRTLSRAHYSRQSSSPEFRIQSFSERTNARKKNHSERKYYYYERHRSRSLSSNRSRTTSTGPDRVRNEKPGGKRKYKTRHLEGTNEVGQPSRDCATKVKDSHYQKSSKLDGNYKNESDSFSDSRSSDRETKHKKRKRRARSLSVEIVYEGKTIDTTKHHKKKKKKHKKKHKKHHGDNTSRSPVIITIDSDSDKDSVLKARVDPSNSKLPQPVHSEVLTPSLEEAFETKDVVTIEDELGVLDKECDVTALADDLNTSQTLDNSVPPAVSVEQTLDVREESTFASDLESQSSNTSIQSEPSGPLPSPRTSLLSVSLGGD
- the Topors gene encoding E3 ubiquitin-protein ligase Topors isoform X2, yielding MGSQPPPPGSPLSREEGEAPPLAPAEEGRRRSRRVRLRGSCRHRPSLLNRRELASSGPAGPAPASSEIMASAAKEFKMDNFSPKAGTSKLQQNVPADASPDSKCPICLDRFDNVSYLDRCLHKFCFSCVQEWSKNKAECPLCKQPFDSIFHSVRAEDDFKEYVLRAPTTYGSFTVPPEVRRFRYRTTMTRERNAPFYPASSTTTRRTTAPPDSGVLFEGLGISAARPRDVEIPQFMRQMALRGTASADERSLRKIQEQDIINFRRTLYRAGVRVRSIEDGGRYRDISAEFFRRNPACLHRLVPWLKRELTVLFGAHGSLVNIVQHIIMSNVTRYDLESQAFVSDLRPFLLNRTEHFIHEFISFARSPFNMAAFDQHANYDCPPSSEEGSHSDSSVITISPDEAETQELDVNVSTVRQAPWDDETPGPSYSSSEQVHVGMSSLLNSSDSSDEELVPTGATSQVQEEQTNDDLNNDSDSSSDNCVIVGFVKPLAERTPELVELSSDSELGSYEKVETVKTQEQEQSYSSDDSDVCQCSSPRSLLGKDEQVSKSPCDSDRRIKSKKEEKRSTSSSTPRDSSSTRGDRVYSPYNHRHRKRGRSRSSDSHSQSRSGHDQRNHRKHHGKKRMKNKQSRSRESSSRPRARRDKKRSRTRESSWSRRSQTLSLSSGSSSRSRSRSSDHDKRRSRSRNRDRYYLRNNYGSKYKWEYTYYSRNKDRDGYESSYRKRTLSRAHYSRQSSSPEFRIQSFSERTNARKKNHSERKYYYYERHRSRSLSSNRSRTTSTGPDRVRNEKPGGKRKYKTRHLEGTNEVGQPSRDCATKVKDSHYQKSSKLDGNYKNESDSFSDSRSSDRETKHKKRKRRARSLSVEIVYEGKTIDTTKHHKKKKKKHKKKHKKHHGDNTSRSPVIITIDSDSDKDSVLKARVDPSNSKLPQPVHSEVLTPSLEEAFETKDVVTIEDELGVLDKECDVTALADDLNTSQTLDNSVPPAVSVEQTLDVREESTFASDLESQSSNTSIQSEPSGPLPSPRTSLLSVSLGGD